The following coding sequences lie in one Cinclus cinclus chromosome 15, bCinCin1.1, whole genome shotgun sequence genomic window:
- the ZMYM3 gene encoding zinc finger MYM-type protein 3, with protein MDSSEFSGSLDPLSLPDKPLIGDLPADMEFGEDLLASQTASTQEVSVLQPPGLDQSKQMTADEDLDLVVKADSVSELNKSNDCVLDKPGVLAMLEKPGVLDDLGKTSDLVELDKPEGLDGLCKAQPSQDTEGGPADSCALAREAVGPETGEGEDAPKNHSGDVKEDAAATIPALSGDNPPESPQQPVPDSRDLSSAPAPEETTAQSSSPTVPPPQLSLKQTKKMKLKAPRKSSPVQRQGLAGEAEVQLSPDNRTAALPSEPVEENRAEGGDDNGKNSLKENTVLKAQEALPSAGESLSGKGGELPAEKEQKRSERPRRSETARPEIVNSSESIPVSDEDSDAMVDDPNDEDFVPFRTRRSTRMSLRAQMAQRAARSTFTKMTCANCRTPLQKGQTAYQRKGLPQLFCSSSCLTTFSKKPPGKKICTFCKKEIWNTKDSVVAQIGSGGSFHEFCTSVCLSLYEAQQHRPAPQSADASDTSRCSVCHKPGEIQHEVSNGNVVHRICSDACFTKFRATKGLKTNCCDNCGLYIYNKGLPLEYLFHEGQQKRFCNSACLNSYKKKNTRVYPCMWCKTLCKNFDMLPNVDRSGKMGLFCSICCTTSHKVKQSGLVGPPRPCSFCRKSLSEPCYYNKTERVVYQFCSPSCWTKFQRTSPEGGIHLNCHYCHNLFSGKPEILDWQDKVYQFCCKDCCEDFKRLRGVVSQCEHCKQEKLLHEKIRFSGVEKNFCSEGCVLLYKQDFTKNLGLCCITCTYCSQTCQRAVTEQLEGSTWDFCSEDCKSKYLLWYFKAARCHACKRQGKLLETIHWRGQIKHFCNQQCLLRFYNQQNQPNLDTQKGPESLLNSQTSEPKPAVPSPQKAETNMLSAKASSAQTSPAVPPPTPPLVPATPRKNKAAMCKPLMQNRGVSCKFEMKSKGCQTEADWKPQLVVLPIPVPIFVPVPMHMYCQKVPVPFSMPVPVPVPMFLPTTLESTEKIVETIEELKVKIPSNPLEADILAMAEMIAEAEELDKASSDLCDLVSNQSAEGLLEDCDLFGPARDDVLAMAVKMANVLDEPGQDLEADFPKNPLDINPSVDFLFDCGLVGPDDVSTEQDLPRAVRKGQKRLVLSESCSRDSMSSQPSCTVLNYSYGVNAWKSWVQAKYAGGETSKGEELRFGPKPMRIKEDILACSAAELNYGLAQFVKEITRPNGERYEPDSIYYLCLGIQQYLLENNRMVNIFTDLYYLTFVQELNKSLSGWQPTILPNNTVFSRVEEEHLWECKQLGVYSPFVLLNTLMFFNTKFFGLQTAEEHMQLSFTNVVRQSRKCTTARGMTKVVSIRYYAPAKQKKSRDSGSGKRKREEEVPMLEQRENRMNPLRCPVKFYEFYLSKCPESLRNRNDVFYLQPERSCIAESPLWYSVIPMDRSMLESMLNRILAVREIYEEHSRLSSLEDDMD; from the exons ATGGATTCCAGTGAATTTTCAGGATCTTTGGACCCCCTGTCCTTGCCTGACAAACCGCTCATTGGTGATCTCCCCGCTGACATGGAGTTTGGTGAAGATCTCCTGGCCTCCCAAACAGCTTCTACCCAGGAAGTTTCAGTTCTTCAGCCCCCTGGCTTGGATCAATCCAAACAGATGACTGCAGATGAGGACTTGGACCTTGTAGTGAAAGCAGACAGTGTGTCTGAACTAAATAAATCAAATGACTGTGTTCTAGATAAACCTGGTGTCTTGGCTATGCTGGAGAAACCTGGTGTCTTAGATGATTTGGGTAAAACTTCTGACTTGGTGGAACTGGATAAACCAGAGGGTCTGGATGGGCTGTGTAAGGCACAACCTTCCCAGGACACGGAGGGTGGACCAGCAGACTCCTGTGCCCTGGCAAGAGAAGCTGTTGGTCCAGAaacaggggaaggagaggatgcACCAAAAAATCATTCTGGGGATGTAAAGGAAGATGCTGCTGCTACTATTCCTGCACTGTCTGGTGACAATCCCCCTGAATCACCCCAACAACCTGTCCCTGACTCCAGGGACCTCAGCAGTGCCCCAGCCCCTGAAGAAACCACAGCACAGTCCTCAAGTCCCACAGTGCCCCCACCCCAACTCAGTCTTAAACAAACGAAGAAGATGAAGTTGAAGGCACCAAGGAAAAGCTCACCTGTGCAGAGGCAAGGGCTGGCAGGGGAGGCAGAGGTGCAACTGAGCCCAGACAACAGAACTGCAGCTTTGCCCTCTGAGCCTGTGGAGGAAAACCgggcagagggaggggatgATAATGGGAAGAACTCACTTAAAGAAAACACTGTACTCAAAGCACAGGAAGCCTTACCATCAGCAG GAGAAAGCCTGTCTGGGAAGGGAGGCGAGCTGCCAGCTGAGAAG GAGCAGAAAAGAAGTGAACGACCAAGAAGATCAGAAACTGCCAGGCCTGAAATTGTGAACTCCTCTGAGAGCA TTCCAGTCTCTGATGAAGACTCTGATGCGATGGTGGACGATCCCAACGACGAGGATTTCGTTCCTTTCCGTACACGGCGCTCCACTCGGATGTCGCTGCGCGCGCAGATGGCCCAAAGAGCTGCCCGCTCCACCTTCACCAAGATGACATGTGCCAACTGCCGGACCCCGCTGCAGAAGGGCCAGACTGCCTACCAGAGGAAAGGGCTTCCTCAGCtcttctgctccagctcctgcctcacCACCTTCTCAAAAAAACCGCCTGGCAAGAAGATATGCACCTTCTGCAAAAA GGAGATCTGGAACACCAAGGACTCTGTGGTTGCCCAGATTGGTTCAGGTGGCTCTTTCCATGAGTTCTGCACCTCTGTCTGCCTTTCCCTCTACGAggcccagcagcacagaccagCACCTCAGTCTGCAGATGCCTCGGACACCAGCCGCTGCAGTGTTTGCCACAAACCTGGCGAG ATCCAGCATGAGGTCAGCAATGGAAACGTGGTTCACCGCATCTGCAGTGATGCCTGCTTCACCAAATTCCGGGCCACCAAGGGGCTGAAAACAAACTGCTGTGACAACTGTGGACTTTATATCTACAACAAGGGCTTGCCCCTGGAGTACCTCTTCCATGAAGGCCAGCAAAAACGCTTTTGCAACTCTGCGTGTCTCAACAGTTACAAGAAG AAGAACACTCGGGTCTACCCCTGCATGTGGTGCAAGACGCTTTGCAAGAACTTTGACATGCTACCCAACGTGGATCGCAGTGGCAAGATGGGCCTGTTCTGCTCCATTTGCTGCACTACCTCCCACAAAGTGAAGCAGTCAGGCTTAGTTG GTCCCCCTAGACCCTGCAGCTTCTGCAGAAAGAGTTTATCTGAACCCTGCTATTACAACAAGACAGAACGGGTTGTGTACCAGttctgcagccccagctgctggaCCAAATTCCAG CGCACCAGCCCAGAAGGGGGGATACACCTCAACTGCCATTACTGTCACAATCTGTTCAGCGGGAAGCCGGAGATCCTAGACTGGCAG GACAAGGTATATCAGTTCTGCTGCAAGGACTGCTGCGAGGACTTCAAGCGGCTGCGTGGGGTGGTGTCTCAGTGTGAACACTGCaagcaggagaagctgctgcatGAGAAGATCCGTTTCTCTGGAGTAGAGAAGAATTTCTGCAGCGAAG GGTGTGTGCTTCTTTACAAACAGGATTTCACCAAGAACCTGGGCCTGTGCTGCATCACCTGCACCTACTGTTCTCAGACCTGCCAGCGGGCGGTCACCGAGCAGCTGGAGGGCAGCACCTGGGACTTCTGTAGTGAAGACTGCAAAAGCAAATACTTGCTCTGGTACTTCAAG GCAGCTCGGTGCCATGCCTGCAAGCGTCAGGGGAAGCTGCTGGAAACCATCCACTGGCGGGGGCAAATCAAACACTTCTGCAACCAGCAGTGTCTGCTGCGATTTTACAATCAACAGAACCAGCCCAACCTGGACACGCAGAAGGGGCCCGAGAGCCTGCTGAACA GTCAGACTTCAGAGCCAAAACCAGCTGTCCCTTCCCCACAGAAGGCAGAAACTAACATG CTGTCAGCAAAGGCCTCCTCAGCCCAAACATCTCCAGCAGTGCCGCCTCCCACCCCACCTCTGGTTCCAGCCACACCTCGGAAAAACAAAGCTGCCATGTGTAAACCACTGATGCAGAACCGGGGTGTCTCCTGCAAGTTTGAAATGAAGTCCAAAGGATGTCAGACAG AGGCTGACTGGAAGCCCCAGCTGGTTGTGTTGCCAATCCCCGTCCCGATCTTCGTGCCTGTGCCTATGCATATGTACTGCCAGAAAGTACCTGTGCCTTTCTCCATGCCTGTCCCG GTGCCTGTGCCAATGTTCCTGCCCACCACACTGGAGAGCACAGAGAAGATTGTGGAGACCATTGAGGAACTGAAGGTGAAGATCCCCTCCAATCCTCTGGAGGCTGACATCCTGGCCATGGCTGAGATGATTGCAGAGGCTGAGGAACTGGACAAAGCCTCCTCAGACCTGTGTG acctgGTGAGTAATCAGAGTGCAGAGGGTCTCCTGGAGGACTGTGATCTGTTTGGACCAGCACGGGACGATGTCTTGGCTATGGCTGTCAAGATGGCAAATGTCCTCGATGAACCTGGCCAGGACCTGGAAGCTGACTTCCCTAAGA ATCCTCTAGACATCAACCCCAGTGTGGATTTCCTCTTTGATTGTGGACTGGTGGGACCAGATGATGTGTCCACAGAGCAAGATCTGCCTCGAGCTGTCCGAAAA GGGCAGAAGCGCCTGGTGCTCTCTGAAAGCTGTTCCCGGGACTCGAtgagcagccagcccagctgtACAGTACTCAACTACTCGTACGGTGTGAATGCCTGGAAGTCCTGGGTACAAGCCAAGTATGCAGGGGGAGAGACCAGCAAGGGAGAGGAGCTACGCTTTGGCC CCAAGCCCATGAGGATCAAGGAGGACATCTTGGCCTGCTCAGCAGCTGAGCTCAACTATGGCCTGGCCCAGTTTGTCAAGGAGATAACCCGGCCCAATGGGGAGCGCTATGAACCAGACAGCATCTATTACCTCTGCCTTGGCATCCAGCAG TACCTGCTCGAGAACAATCGTATGGTGAATATATTTACAGACCTTTACTACCTGACCTTCGTGCAGGAGCTGAACAAGTCCCTGAGTGGCTGGCAACCCACAATCTTACCAAATA ACACTGTTTTCTCCCGTGTCGAGGAGGAGCATCTCTGGGAGTGCAAACAGCTGGGTGTTTACTCACCCTTTGTGCTTCTCAACACCCTCATGTTCTTCAACACTAAGTTCTTTGggctgcagacagcagaggagCACATGCAGCTCTCCTTCACCAACGTGGTGCGCCAGTCCCGCAAGTGCACCACGGCCCGTGGCATGACAAAGGTGGTGAGCATCCGCTACTACGCTCCTgccaagcagaagaaaagccgAG ATAGCGGCTCTGGAAAACGGAAGCGTGAGGAGGAGGTACCAATGCTGGAGCAGCGGGAGAACAGGATGAATCCCCTCCGATGCCCAGTCAAGTTTTATGAGTTTTATCTCTCCAAATG CCCTGAGAGCCTGCGGAACCGCAACGACGTGTTCTACCTGCAGCCCGAGCGGTCGTGCATCGCTGAGTCCCCGCTGTGGTACTCGGTGATCCCCATGGACCGGAGCATGCTGGAGAGCATGCTGAACCGCATCCTGGCCGTCAGGGAGATCTACGAGGAGCACAGTCGGCTCAGCAGCCTAGAGGATGATATGGACTAA